DNA from Tripterygium wilfordii isolate XIE 37 chromosome 15, ASM1340144v1, whole genome shotgun sequence:
aatatcaatacaaAAACTGAATGAAATACCTGTTGTAGCTCAAGAAGCCTTTTCTCCAAATCTCTAACAGCATCATGGCGCTCTTGAATTTCTGCTACAGTGTCCACCACCTGCAAACACAAGAAAGAATTTATTGGGATCAGATATTACCAGTTAAATTTTACTTGAGCTAATGCAAATACTGGCCTACTGGCCCAGTAGtaaattttccttcttttttttttccctgaccAACAGAAGTAGCAGTAGGCATGATCACAATATTGGGCCAGCGGTAAAATAGACAACCGACGATGGATCATATGGAAGATTTATTAATGTTAACTACTTAACTTTCAAATTACCTGCTCTCAGCTCCAGAGGTTGGGTGAAAGACCAAATCATTCCAGAAGACTCAATTTCCTCAACAGTAATTCAACTTTAGATTCTAAACTTGCATAGTACTTTCCACTACTCGAggacaaaggaaaagaagaggTGGAAAGAGAAGGGACAAACCTGGCCTCGCCCTTGCTCATGAATTGCTTTCTGGAAAATTTGCTCACTGTCTCCAGTCTCGATCAATCTATCAATTGTCTGTACATCGCTGAATATCAGAACATAGCTTATATAAAAACTCAAGAAATTTTAAGTGTGCAACGATGCTTCACCTCTTCATCAGCTCTTGTGCCCGTCACTGACAATCACAGAAAACACAAAAGATAAGGATTAGCTCACCATATCATGCAATTTCAGGGAACATGACAGATTGTACTACAATTAAAATGTATCAAGAGTACAAACCTGTAAAAACACGCCTCTCAACAACCTCCCGGTACTCTTGTTGAATATTCTCCCTTAAAGTCTGCAAAGTATATTAATAATCACAGGTGAACATTGGGAGACCACAGAAAGTAGAAACAAATGCGGTGAGTAAGGAGGAGAATctgaatttataatttatatagatCTGACAAACCTGAAATTCATCCATCTTGTCTTTGAACTTCTTCTTTAAAGCACTGTAAAAGTATATAGCAGAAGGTGAAGTCAGATCCAGGGATCTGATAACGAGGACTCCAAGAATGTAATGCTCAGCCTAAAGGACAGAGCAATGATAGTAGAACGACATTCAGCAGGCAGATAAACATAAGTTCAGCCATTCAGCAATTCCAGCAATGGTGGCTAGCAGTATTGAAAATTTTAGTAATTCGATAAAGGAGCTTAACTTCAAAGAGACATATGAGCTAATTTCAGCCATTGAACTAATGGGCCTTTGGTAAAAGTGGGGAATAACAAGCGTTTAGTGGTACGACCTATACTTTTTCATCATagtatcatatattcatattttataAACGTCAGGGAAAATGCAGACATACAATGTAAGGTTGTCTGCTAAGATCGTTCTATATGAAGTTAGCTAAAGAATGCACATACTCATGCTATCACAAGCATTTCTGTGGTCATCAATTATGTAATAAGACAAAACAGGCTCTTCTTTCTCTATCCCTAGCACTGCAAGGtgtaaaactaaaaaaaatattttttttaaaaatcaattcAGCCTTTCTGTTAAGGTTTCACTTCTCATATCTCATGTATTTCTACAATAACTTAACTCGTGGGATACAATAACAGGTTAATATCAGAGTTGTAGTTTAACTTACATGGTTGTCACCGTTCTCGAGCGGTCTACCCCTGTTCCTTTTCCACATCCAGGCTTCTGCCTATTTGTCAAATTCTGAACCAATAAAAGATCCAACACGTCAGCAAAACAAAAGAATCAAACcttcaaaacaaaattcaggTTTTGATCTTACCTCTTTGTCAAGCTGCTcgatttttgttttaataagACGGGCAACTTTCCCAACTTCATCAACATCTTTCTCCATTCGCTGTTTGATAGCTGTAGTCAAAACAGGATCAGTcaagtacaatttttttttaatattcaacGATGAAAAACACATGCaacaaattaacaaacacacaatatttgaagaaaaaaagaactatTTACCGCTATATCACAGAAATGCATCTGCTAACGTGATGGTATATTTATCCTTATTACTTCATGAACAAATTTCAGCATTTCTCATTCGAAGATTGCATCAGAGCTTTATCAATACTCTAAATTTACAAAATTCAGATTGAAGAAACACATTCAACTGATTGATAATTTGTAATTAGCTATTAGTGTAACAGATTTTGTGTTTCACACTTAATTCTGGCGTGTGCGAACTTACTAATCTAGAAATTGCCACAGAATGGTCCATGCACACATATGCGCAGCTTTGCTCTTACATATATCTAATCCCATTATTATAATATccagtttttttttgtctgattaTAATATCCAGCTGATATATTAAGTTTATGAAAAATTTAAACTATGGTGGCATTCTACAAACAAATGAGGCTCGTATTTCAATTAAAACACAAGAGGCTCTTGATTACCTTTCATGGCAGGAGCCTTTGTCACAGCCTTTGACTGCTCATGAGCATCCTGCAGACACCAGTTtttgaaacaaataaataaatagaaaaaggaATTGCATCATATGCTCTTAGCAGATATTCTAGTATATTAGGTTAATCTGCATTCCCTATACAATGGAAGGACTCAATGCTTTCAAAGAGAACAATACATTATCTAAATCTAAAATGTGAATGCTTTGATGGAACATTTAGCAACACCCAAAACTAGTAAAGGAATCTAAGAGCCTTAccatatctttcttcttttcctacTCCTCCCTTTTTTCCCTCAAGAACATCTTACCGCTCTCTCTCAAACTCAAACTGCTTGAGGGAAAATTTTAAGAATATTTAGGTTTTTTTCTTCCAATGTCTTTTAATTCTCCCATCTTTTCTAAGCTCCCTTTGCACAAGTCCCATCTGCTAGGATTGTGCTCATTTTAAGGCAGGTCAGGCTCATTAGTATTTAGACAATCAACGTAACCATTTGTTTCCTAGATTGAATGCTGGTATCAGGGGGGACTAGATAACTGTTTAAACAGTCATGAAAGCCCTGACAGAATCCATGGGAGAGCACTACTGTAGAAGGAAAATATTCAATAGGTAACAAATCCTTAATAGTCCTTGTACAAACAAGGACCTAGGAAAGAGAAACCATAATGGGAAGGGAAAAAGTCCTTGTACCTGGAGCTTCTTAAGTAGCTTATCAAGCTTCTCATTTTGCTTCTCGATCTCTTGGAcctggaaaaaaataaatcagaCATATTTAGGCTGTATGATACCTAACAAGGAAATCAACGATCAACAACTTAGTTCCACAAAAAATCTATAATGTAAACtatgagaagaaagaaaatttaagaATAACAATATATTGTATATTGAATTATTGAGTATTCTTCTTGCTTAGGCATTCAAGGAATACTCATAGAGAAAATCTGCAGCACCTTTTTGAAAAAATCTTCCAAGCCTAGATCTCCGGAATTCATTGGAGCATTAGCTCCCATCTCAATATCTCCACTTCTAGAGGGTTGACCCCGAGGGATCTCAAAAGAATCCTGCAAAAGCATCATCAAGTCAAGTAAAGTCTTTGCAACTTAGGAAAACCAAGCCTCAACCATATATCTCATGTCATTTTTTACAGAAAAAATGGGGTAAAACAAAACCAAGTTCATTGCCTCTAATAACACAAGTAGCATGCAGAGATAACCATTCTGAACAGATCAGACTTTAAAGCAGAAAACTGGGAGCTAGAGAAACGAGCCTACTTCAAGATGAACCTTTTTTTCTTGCACTGAATGGGCTTTCCTGAATCCACAGTCTAAGATACCATAAATCCTAACCAATTTTTACAAAAGTTCAACTAAGTAGAGAGTTTAGAAGAACTGAAAATTCTTTTAAGGCAGGTATTGTAATGACTAGAAACCATATTTTCAGTTGCAAATCAAGTAGCTCCAATGAATATCATGTGAAAACATCTTAATTGCTTCCAAATAGCAGCAAGCCGATAATGTGTTTGTAACTCAGCAAGATTAAAACAACCTGATATTTATTCTATACGAATATAGCAATTGAATTCTAGAAAATAAGTAATCATAGAATTACAGCTTGATAGCCATATAACATGTGATTCAATTCTTTTAAGCAGGGCCGCTGATTCTATTCACATTCTGCAATTAttacaaaacacaaaaacactgATTTAATAGTTGataatcaataccattattttAAAACGATATATATTTGAATCTACAAGTAAAAAGagacctttttttatttttttttgtaatggaaTTAACTTGTCTCTCGTGGCCTTTCTCATCAACGAAGCAGAAAATTCCTGAAAGATATAACTAAAATAACCAACAATGTTCACATTCTCAATTctccttattaaaaaaaaagatccaATTGATTATCGATCTTAGATCAAGACAAAACCAATGAAACCCAACTCTTAAACATGTCCAATTCCAAACaacaaccaaacaaaacaaattaatatatgAACAAAAAAGCCTAAATTGAAAGCACACATTACCGCTAAAAGGTCGTTCATCGTCGAAGACGGAGCTCAAAGGACCTCGCGAGAGAAATCTTCCAGATATTCTGAAATTCGGCACTAAAGGGGCCAAAAAAAGGAAAGCTTTCGGATCTAAATTGTTGTTGCAGAAAATTTATGCAAGACCTGGTTTTTCAAAGTTAAAAAAACCAGGCCTTTTTAGGGTTCGTATTTCTGTAATGCACAATAATTTCGAGatcgagagagagagtggggggggggggagagagagagagcggtgTTTTCGTGATGAAACAGcgaggagagagagaagtagGTGACACCGTGACAGAGCGGGAAGGCAGCTTTTTAGGGATATTATAATATACAGCGCAGTCCAGGAATGTAATAGATGTGGACAGATCATTGTAGGTGGATCCCACAACGTGTTCCCCTGACTATACGGCTGTGATCTTCTACTAACTATTGCTTCATTGCCTGTCTGTCCGGGATTGGAGGAGGTCCGAGTGTCAAAAAACATTGATTTCCTCCGGTGCCAGTCAGGGAAGGTTCGACCTGCTTGATTGAAGCCTTGAACAATCCATTTTTACATTTAATTCAACAATTTAGGTTAAAATATTGAAAACCCAGAATTTAATTCATCTCATATTGAAGCCTCAGGCTTTGGGTTCCTTGGAACCATCGCACAATCGTAGTTTCAGCCTCTGGGAGGTGCATCACCGTCTGGACAGTTACCCATTCACCAGTGTCCTCCGTCACCTCCATTTCCAGCGCGCCGTGGCCGTCACTGAGCAAGACCGCCAACTAGCACAGCCGATGCAATCACGTTTACACATGGAGTCTGAGtatttgatagaattcaacTTTACCTCTTAGAAGTTAAAAGAATACACTGGGAAGTAGAGGCCGCTGTGCAAGGTACAAGTTAAACCCTAATTAGAGTTTCTGTAGAGAAGTAGAGATTGTCCAGGTGACACAAAAATAAGGGAAAATTATAATGAAAAGAATAACCGTGTTGATTTATTTAAGGGTCGTGTTCTTTACGTGTGTGATCTGACCGACTCGGGTTGTTTGCGGACCAGGACCCAGAATCCCAATGCTATAAATACGTATTCTACACACACCATTTCTTAATTCTTCTCATACTTTCTCAATCAATCTCTCTGTTTATGTTCCTTTCTTGAGGCAGGCTGAGTACTCTGCAGTTCCAAGAATATTAAGGTACGAATCCTGGGTTTTGTTGTCTGATGTTGATTCCTGATTTGCTTACACCTCTGTTTTATAATCTTACCACTTGATCgcttaaaatattttatcttttgcAAATTAAAGATTGGAATTTGGAAGCAGAGGATCgttttgatttgggttttatTTTGATTGCTGTTACCTGAT
Protein-coding regions in this window:
- the LOC120016865 gene encoding syntaxin-132-like, whose protein sequence is MNDLLADSFEIPRGQPSRSGDIEMGANAPMNSGDLGLEDFFKKVQEIEKQNEKLDKLLKKLQDAHEQSKAVTKAPAMKAIKQRMEKDVDEVGKVARLIKTKIEQLDKENLTNRQKPGCGKGTGVDRSRTVTTIALKKKFKDKMDEFQTLRENIQQEYREVVERRVFTVTGTRADEETIDRLIETGDSEQIFQKAIHEQGRGQVVDTVAEIQERHDAVRDLEKRLLELQQIFMDMAVLVDAQGDMLDNIESQVSSAVDHVQSGNTALQRAKSLQKNSRKWMCIAIIILLIIVVIIVVAVIKPWAKKNGA